The proteins below are encoded in one region of Conger conger chromosome 17, fConCon1.1, whole genome shotgun sequence:
- the cckbra gene encoding cholecystokinin receptor-like → MDIQKLNETSSAFSDCVRAQNNSSLNSTANMTVEVINTTTCGNASVGPKLQPARPKEMDSVRILLYSLIFLLSVFGNLLIIAVLTLNKRMRTVTNSFLLSLALSDLMMAVFCMPFTLIPNLLGDFIFGAAMCKIVAYFMGISVSISTFSLVAIAIERYSAICNPLKSRAWQTRSHAYRVITATWILSFLIMVPYPVFSVLVAFNKPHRATRHMCRLDWPMSHFEQTWYILLLSVLFFIPGVVMIVAYGLISRELYRGIQFELDQKKQAGETKNGLTATVSSGSDEGDGCYVQVAKRPVAMEMSALTPAGGAKVERPRSNTSQAKLMAKKRVIRMLMVIVAMFFTCWMPLYSVNTWKAFDPRSAHRALSGAPISFIHLLSYTSACVNPVIYCFMNKRFRKALLATFGCCPRPCPPRPRPRDDDITTTAASLSKFSYTTVSTVGPT, encoded by the exons ATGGATATACAAAAATTGAATGAAACGTCTTCTGCTTTTTCGGATTGTGTGAGAGCGCAAAACAACTCATCCTTGAACAGTACGGCAAATATGACCGTGGAAGTTATCAACACCACCACCTGTGGAAACGCATCAGTCGGTCCGAAACTGCAACCCGCGAGGCCGAAAG agaTGGACTCTGTGCGGATCCTGCTGTACTCGCTCATATTCCTGCTCAGCGTGTTTGGGAACCTGCTGATCATCGCCGTGCTCACGCTGAACAAGCGCATGCGCACCGTGACCAACTCCTTCCTGCTGTCGCTGGCGCTGAGCGACCTGATGATGGCGGTGTTCTGCATGCCCTTCACCCTCATCCCCAACCTGCTGGGGGACTTCATCTTCGGGGCCGCCATGTGCAAGATCGTCGCCTACTTCATGG GAATCTCCGTCAGCATCTCCACCTTCAGCCTGGTGGCCATCGCCATCGAGCGCTACAGCGCCATCTGCAACCCGCTGAAGTCCCGCGCCTGGCAGACCCGGTCCCACGCCTACCGCGTCATCACCGCCACCTGGATCCTGTCCTTCCTCATCATGGTGCCCTACCCCGTCTTCAGCGTGCTGGTCGCCTTCAACAAGCCCCACCGCGCCACCCGCCACATGTGTCGCCTGGACTGGCCCATGAGCCACTTCGAGCAGACCTG gtacatACTGCTGCTCTCCGTGCTGTTCTTCATCCCTGGAGTGGTGATGATAGTCGCTTACGGCCTCATCTCGCGGGAGCTGTACCGCGGGATACAGTTTGAGCTGGACCAGAAGAAGCAGGCGGGCG aaACGAAGAACGGCCTGACGGCCACGGTGTCGTCGGGGAGCGACGAGGGCGACGGCTGCTACGTGCAGGTGGCCAAGCGGCCCGTCGCCATGGAGATGTCGGCGCTGACGCCGGCGGGCGGGGCCAAGGTGGAGCGCCCGCGCTCCAACACGTCGCAGGCCAAGCTGATGGCCAAGAAGCGCGTGATCCGCATGCTGATGGTGATCGTGGCCATGTTCTTCACCTGCTGGATGCCGCTGTACTCCGTCAACACCTGGAAGGCCTTCGACCCGCGCTCTGCCCACCGCGCGCTCTCGGGCGCGCCCATCTCCTTCATCCACCTGCTGTCCTACACCTCGGCCTGCGTCAACCCCGTCATCTACTGCTTCATGAACAAGCGCTTCCGCAAGGCGCTGCTGGCCACGTTCGGCTGCTGCCcgcgcccctgccccccccggccccgcccccgggaCGACGACATCACCACCACCGCCGCCTCGCTCTCCAAGTTCAGCTACACCACCGTCAGCACCGTCGGCCCCACCtga